A window of Rhododendron vialii isolate Sample 1 chromosome 13a, ASM3025357v1 contains these coding sequences:
- the LOC131313549 gene encoding uncharacterized protein LOC131313549 — protein MAGATAMARLYVTVVLLLAVVAAAGGNIAPYPPPATHTWAVCFKLGSPCFYHEFPCPADCPWTCEADCYACKAVCPPPAPPPPPRPLYGTWHCAAKDTCFGSFRCPDGCPLHCRADCTACKGVCPCNLPGGLCQDPRFVGGDGLTFYFHGKKDQDFCIVSDSNLHINAHFIGRRNDNMKRDFTWVQSLGILFDNHQLYVGAQTTSTWDDSIDRLALAFDGEPIFLPATTNAEWRPSTAPGVSFTRSRDVNGVVIEVEGNFKIKATVVPITEEDSMIHNYGITKEDCFAHLDLSFKFYSLSGGVDGVLGQTYRSNYVSKIKMGVLMPVVGGAKEFGSSTLFSSDCAVAKFTGGLNSSEGFEYGSLDCASTGMDGRGVVCKR, from the exons ATGGCTGGAGCCACAGCTATGGCGCGCCTATATGTGACCGTCGTCCTCCTCCTCGCGGTGGTTGCCGCAGCTGGCGGCAACATTGCTCCTTATCCACCTCCTGCGACACACACTTGGGCCGTATGCTTTAAGCTAGGTTCACCATGCTTCTATCATGAGTTTCCTTGTCCTGCTGATTGTCCTTGGACTTGTGAGGCTGATTGTTACGCGTGTAAAGCTGTTTGTCCACcaccagcaccaccaccaccacctcgtCCTTTGTATGGCACCTGGCATTGCGCAGCAAAAGATACATGCTTTGGCTCGTTTCGTTGTCCTGATGGTTGTCCTTTGCATTGTAGGGCTGATTGTACAGCGTGCAAGGGTGTTTGTC CTTGCAATCTACCGGGAGGACTTTGCCAAGACCCACGGTTCGTTGGAGGTGATGGACTGACCTTCTACTTCCATGGCAAAAAGGACCAAGACTTTTGCATTGTTTCCGATTCCAATCTTCATATCAACGCTCATTTCATCGGAAGGCGAAATGATAACATGAAGAGGGACTTCACCTGGGTCCAGTCACTGGGAATTCTCTTTGACAATCATCAACTCTATGTCGGTGCACAGACGACTTCAACTTGGGATGATTCAATTGATAGACTAGCACTCGCTTTCGACGGAGAACCCATCTTCCTCCCGGCTACCACAAACGCCGAATGGCGGCCGAGCACCGCACCGGGCGTCTCCTTCACTAG GTCTCGAGACGTTAATGGTGTGGTGATTGAAGTGGAAGGGAACTTCAAAATCAAAGCGACAGTGGTCCCAATCACTGAAGAAGATTCCATGATCCATAACTACGGAATCACCAAAGAAGATTGCTTTGCTCATTTGGACTTGAGCTTCAAGTTTTACTCGTTGAGCGGCGGTGTCGACGGCGTTTTGGGCCAGACTTACCGCAGTAACTACGTGAGCAAGATTAAGATGGGGGTACTGATGCCTGTTGTTGGTGGTGCCAAGGAATTTGGTAGTTCCACTCTGTTTTCGTCCGATTGCGCCGTGGCTAAATTCACTGGTGGGCTCAATTCTTCGGAGGGTTTTGAGTATGGGAGTTTGGACTGCGCTAGTACTGGGATGGATGGCCGAGGAGTTGTTTGCAAGAGATAA